The Porites lutea chromosome 4, jaPorLute2.1, whole genome shotgun sequence genome contains a region encoding:
- the LOC140935660 gene encoding phosphatidylethanolamine N-methyltransferase-like yields the protein MAERLLSCCEVFENLNLTEMDLDIGGIVKDIPITWRNSDLWLAAACIMFNPLFWNAVARWEYRTHSLTHCCGSAKRGCYLLAAVIVLLGLFRDYRFEKAISSQPIADVLCTDHVQICGSLLILTGTVLVLSSFLSLGILGTFLGDYFGILLYQKVTGFPFSVMDNPMYWGSTMNFLGYSLRQCSPTGLALTALVAVCYKIALLFEEPFTERIYEEKKMREKKVD from the exons ATGGCGGAGCGGTTGCTCTCCTGTTGTGAAGTCTTCGAAAATTTAAACTTAACTGAG ATGGACTTAGATATTGGAGGGATAGTCAAGGATATACCAATCACTTGGAGAAACTCTGATCTCTGGTTAGCTGCTGCTTGTATCATGTTCAATCCTTTGTTTTGGAATGCT GTTGCTCGCTGGGAATATAGAACCCATTCCCTGACACATTGCTGTGGCTCTGCCAAAAGAGGATGTTATTTGCTAGCTGCTGTTATTGTCCTACTTGGGCTGTTCAGAGACTACAG GTTTGAGAAGGCAATTTCAAGCCAGCCCATAGCAGATGTTCTGTGCACTGATCATGTTCAAATTTGTGGCTCTTTACTGATTCTAACCGGCACAGTTCTTGTTCTTAGTAGTTTCTTGTCCCTTGGCATTCTGGGAACATTTCTAG GTGATTATTTTGGAATCCTTTTATACCAAAAAGTGACAGGTTTTCCCTTCAGCGTCATGGACAATCCCATGTACTGGGGATCAACTATGAACTTTCTAGGATATtcattaag GCAGTGCAGTCCTACTGGATTAGCTTTAACAGCACTGGTGGCAGTATGTTATAAGATAGCCCTTCTCTTTGAAGA GCCTTTTACTGAAAGAATTTATGAAGAAAAGAAGATGAGAGAGAAAAAAGTGGATTGA